The DNA window TTTGCGACCATTATGGCACGCGCCGGGCCGCTTTAGAAGGGCCGGACGGTCTTCTCGTCTCGTGTCCTTGCCCTCGTGCGCGGCAGCGAAGCCGATCCGCCGGGCTCAGGGCCGCTATAATGACGGCTGAGAGGAGTGGCTATGAGAGGAGTGGCTATGAGAGCGAGTGCCTTGGTTGCCGGCCTGTTGTTGCTGTGGGGTCAGGCGTCGGCCTTTCAGTGGGAGCCCTTTGTGGTGCCTCCGGGGGAGCACCGCTACGTCGTGGAGGTGCGCACCGTCGCCGAGGGCGAGGATGATGGGGTGAGCACCATCACCATCAACGTCCGCGAGGCCGGCGAGGGCTACCGCGTCGAGACCACCATCGCCTTCAGCCAGGAGAACGTGAGCGCCGAAGAGCTGAGCACCGCCATGTTCGGCGGTTCGATGCTGGGCACCTTCGCCTTCGGCCCCATGATGATGTTCGGCCCCACCTTCATGATGCTGCCGATGATGCTCATGGGCGAGGAGATCCGGGTGCGCCCCGAGCCGCTGGTGGTGATGGGCATGGGCCGGCTGCACATGGACAGCACGGTCGAGGCGGCGGGCCGCGACTGCGTGCTCCTGCGCTTCGAGAGCGGCGACGCTGCAAACGCCTCCGAAGACATCATGGAGTTCGCGCTCGCCGAGGACCTGCCCTTTCCCTGTTACGCCCGCTACGGCAGCCCCGGCAGCTACACCGAGATCAGGATGCTCGAGGCCGACTGAAAACGTGACTGAAACGTGACGGGAAGGTGACGGGGTTCGCGCGGGTGGAGGAGATCGGCCGGGGCCTCTGGCGCTTGCCGCTCAGGAGCCTCACCCTGCCGCCCTTCGACCATACCAACGCCTACCTGGTCGCCGCTGGCGGCGAGGCGGTGCTGGTGGACCCCGGTGCAGGGGACGCCGAGGCGCTCGCCGCCGTCCGCGGAACGCTCGAGCGGGCGGGCGCCCAAACGCTCAAGGCTATCTTGCTGACCCACACCCACCCCGATCACGTCGCGGGCCTGGGGGCGGTGCGGGCCGCCTTTGGCCGGCCTCTGGTCCTGGTCCATCCGCTCGAGCTAGGGCGTATCGCCGAGGCAGAGGCCTTGGGGGCCGGCCGCGTCCAGGTGGGCGAGCTGAGCATCGAGGCCATCCACAGCCCCGGCCACAGCCCCGGCCACCTCAGCTTCCATCTCCCCGCGCTGGCCACGGCGCTCGTCGGCGACGTCTTGGCGGGAGAGGGCACGACCTGGGTCGGCGTGCCGGAGGGGAACATGCGCGACTACCTGGCGTCCCTGGAGCGCTTAGCGAGCCTGCCGCTCGAGCTGATCGGCCCCGGCCACGGCCCGCTCATCCGCGCGCCCCAAGCGAAGCTCGCCGAGGTCAAAGCTCACAGGCTCGCTCGAGAGGCGCGGCTTGTAGCGCTCTTGCAGGCAGGCCCGCAGACGCTCTTGGCGCTGAGAGCGGGCGTCTACCCTTCGCTGCCGCACGAAGGGCTCCACGTCCCGGCGCAAAAGACGCTCTTGGCGCACTTGGAGAAGCTCATCGCCG is part of the Deinococcota bacterium genome and encodes:
- a CDS encoding MBL fold metallo-hydrolase — its product is MTGFARVEEIGRGLWRLPLRSLTLPPFDHTNAYLVAAGGEAVLVDPGAGDAEALAAVRGTLERAGAQTLKAILLTHTHPDHVAGLGAVRAAFGRPLVLVHPLELGRIAEAEALGAGRVQVGELSIEAIHSPGHSPGHLSFHLPALATALVGDVLAGEGTTWVGVPEGNMRDYLASLERLASLPLELIGPGHGPLIRAPQAKLAEVKAHRLAREARLVALLQAGPQTLLALRAGVYPSLPHEGLHVPAQKTLLAHLEKLIAEGRVGRQGAGETARYGLRG